A single Blastopirellula retiformator DNA region contains:
- a CDS encoding GNAT family N-acetyltransferase: MEFRFLSPDQSTRLRNLPDDLLGGSLDLEQLERFLADSRNQLCVCFVEGIAIGYAAGVHLTHLDRPDELFLAGIEVTSAWRDAGVAEELLLRMRIKASELDCVSVSAVADRKDAASIVLFSSVPDVRAYDLVEFSFPLTDLAEPPLPTAPNRPPEIHPLPHPAPVKALNFLLQLHRGEKSGQPPGEKLAQQIAAEFLPEDEMEVTLSNWRDLGWSWTFTIGERTYEGVVAILADPSQALLQIGPLERMTFFGIQSKLSPEDMAPIQERTEAAIEKLPELARFQFSTEGFPDAEVAPSQKALERAMKKWEESQETGLQRPVDAELTLLQRFFLAPLRSKRKGEAEPIRKIDLRYLGIMLGITAIGKIYLDYHFPWFEQLWIAPAVALVIGALFAGARKRPAWIGVSFLVTGTIYVALLFFRALIRPF, from the coding sequence GTGGAATTTCGCTTTCTTTCCCCCGATCAGTCGACGCGACTGCGTAACCTGCCGGACGACCTATTGGGCGGCTCGCTCGATTTGGAGCAGCTCGAAAGGTTTTTGGCCGACTCGCGCAACCAGTTATGCGTTTGTTTTGTTGAAGGAATCGCCATCGGTTACGCCGCCGGCGTGCACCTGACGCATCTGGATCGTCCCGATGAGTTGTTCCTGGCGGGAATCGAAGTGACGTCCGCTTGGCGGGATGCCGGCGTGGCGGAGGAACTGTTGCTGCGGATGCGAATCAAAGCGAGCGAATTGGACTGCGTTTCGGTCTCGGCGGTTGCCGACCGAAAGGACGCGGCGTCGATCGTCTTATTCAGTAGCGTACCGGACGTCCGCGCGTATGACCTGGTCGAGTTTTCGTTTCCCCTCACCGATCTGGCCGAACCGCCGCTGCCAACAGCCCCCAATCGCCCGCCAGAGATTCATCCCCTTCCGCATCCGGCGCCGGTCAAAGCGCTCAACTTCTTACTTCAGCTGCACCGCGGCGAAAAGTCAGGCCAACCGCCGGGCGAAAAACTGGCGCAGCAGATCGCGGCCGAGTTTCTGCCGGAAGACGAAATGGAGGTAACGCTCTCGAACTGGCGCGATCTCGGATGGAGCTGGACCTTTACGATCGGCGAGCGGACCTACGAAGGGGTCGTGGCGATCTTGGCCGATCCAAGCCAGGCGCTGCTGCAGATTGGCCCGCTAGAGCGAATGACCTTCTTCGGCATCCAGTCGAAGTTGTCGCCGGAAGATATGGCGCCGATCCAAGAGCGGACCGAAGCGGCGATTGAAAAACTGCCGGAACTCGCCCGCTTTCAGTTTTCAACCGAGGGCTTTCCCGATGCGGAAGTGGCGCCCAGCCAGAAGGCGCTCGAGCGGGCGATGAAGAAGTGGGAGGAATCGCAAGAGACCGGGCTACAGCGGCCTGTCGATGCCGAGCTGACTCTGTTGCAACGTTTCTTCCTGGCGCCCCTGCGGTCCAAACGGAAAGGAGAAGCCGAGCCGATTCGAAAGATCGATCTCCGCTACCTGGGGATCATGCTTGGCATCACGGCGATCGGCAAGATCTACCTCGACTATCACTTTCCCTGGTTCGAGCAGTTGTGGATTGCTCCCGCCGTCGCGCTGGTTATCGGCGCCCTCTTCGCAGGAGCCCGCAAACGGCCCGCCTGGATCGGCGTCAGTTTCCTGGTGACCGGCACGATCTATGTAGCGCTGCTGTTCTTCCGCGCCCTCATCCGACCTTTTTAA
- the uvrB gene encoding excinuclease ABC subunit UvrB: MQFELQAPFAPAGDQPAAIEQLVGGLRDGRKHQTLLGVTGSGKTFTIANVIQQLQRPTLVISHNKTLAAQLYGEFKEFFPNNAVHYFVSYYDYYQPEAYIPQRDIYIEKDASINDEIDRLRLASTSALVSRRDVIIIASVSSIYGLGSPSDYKAMMVSVAKGQMIDRDEVLGKLVGILYERNDVAFERSKFRVRGDCIEIWPSYEEFAYRIELWGDEVEQLSIINPLTGEVIAPQDQLYIYPAKHFVLPEERIGKAVVEIKHELAARLQELESAGKLLEAQRLNARTRFDIEMLQEVGFCPGVENYSRPLSGRPPGSAPSTLYDFFPKDFLLFVDESHVTVSQIRAMYHGDRSRKMNLVEHGFRLPSALDNRPFKFEEWENILNQTVFVSATPGDYELEKTEGEVVEQIIRPTGLLDPVVELQPARGQVPHLLEQVRERVAIKERVLVTTLTKRLAEDLANYLCEQGIACKWLHSELDAFERVELLRDLREGKFDCLVGINLLREGLDLPEVSLVGILDADKEGFLRSETSLIQTIGRAARNVNAKVILYADKMTDSMQAAIDETERRRKIQQEYNEKHGITPETVKKNIRKGIESEAEAHRAANAAVGKEDDAEYITQEYIAELQAEMLAAAENLEFERAAAIRDRITKMQDAVGKKVSEVDNKEANKGRGKRRRGGAKTPRPKRG, from the coding sequence ATGCAGTTCGAGCTTCAAGCCCCTTTCGCGCCTGCTGGGGATCAGCCCGCCGCTATCGAGCAGCTTGTTGGCGGACTTCGCGACGGTCGCAAACACCAGACTCTGCTGGGCGTGACCGGTTCCGGCAAAACATTCACGATCGCCAATGTAATTCAGCAATTGCAGCGGCCGACGCTGGTCATTTCGCACAATAAAACGCTGGCGGCGCAGCTTTATGGAGAATTCAAAGAATTCTTCCCCAATAACGCGGTCCACTACTTCGTCAGCTACTACGACTACTATCAGCCCGAAGCGTACATCCCGCAGCGCGACATCTATATTGAGAAAGATGCGTCGATCAACGACGAAATCGATCGGCTGCGGCTCGCATCGACCAGCGCCCTGGTTAGTCGCCGCGATGTGATCATCATCGCCAGCGTGTCGAGCATCTATGGTCTCGGTTCGCCGTCGGACTACAAAGCGATGATGGTCAGCGTCGCGAAGGGGCAGATGATCGACCGTGATGAAGTTTTAGGGAAACTGGTCGGCATCCTCTACGAACGGAACGATGTGGCGTTTGAGCGCTCGAAGTTCCGCGTCCGCGGCGATTGCATCGAGATCTGGCCTTCCTACGAAGAATTCGCCTACCGGATCGAACTGTGGGGAGACGAGGTCGAGCAGCTCTCGATCATCAACCCGCTGACCGGCGAAGTGATCGCTCCGCAAGATCAGCTCTATATTTATCCCGCCAAGCACTTTGTGTTGCCGGAAGAGCGAATCGGCAAAGCGGTGGTCGAGATTAAGCACGAACTGGCGGCCCGGCTGCAAGAGCTGGAGTCGGCTGGCAAGCTGCTCGAGGCGCAGCGACTGAACGCACGCACCCGCTTTGATATCGAGATGCTGCAGGAAGTCGGTTTTTGTCCCGGCGTCGAGAACTACAGCCGCCCCCTTTCAGGTCGGCCCCCCGGCTCGGCCCCGAGTACGTTGTACGACTTTTTTCCGAAAGACTTTTTGCTGTTTGTCGACGAGTCGCATGTTACCGTCTCGCAGATTAGGGCGATGTATCACGGCGACCGCAGCCGCAAGATGAACTTGGTCGAGCATGGTTTCCGCCTGCCGAGCGCGCTCGACAATCGCCCCTTCAAATTTGAAGAGTGGGAAAACATCCTCAACCAGACGGTCTTCGTTTCGGCCACGCCCGGCGACTACGAACTGGAAAAGACTGAAGGGGAAGTGGTCGAGCAGATCATTCGTCCGACCGGGCTGCTTGATCCGGTCGTCGAACTGCAACCAGCCCGCGGTCAGGTGCCCCATCTGCTAGAGCAAGTCCGCGAACGGGTTGCGATCAAAGAGCGGGTGCTGGTGACCACGCTGACCAAACGCCTGGCCGAAGATCTGGCCAACTACCTGTGCGAACAAGGAATCGCCTGCAAATGGCTGCATAGCGAGCTCGACGCGTTTGAGCGGGTCGAGTTGCTTCGCGATCTGCGGGAAGGCAAGTTCGACTGTCTGGTCGGGATCAACCTGTTGCGGGAAGGTCTCGACTTGCCGGAAGTTTCGCTGGTGGGGATTCTCGACGCCGACAAGGAAGGCTTCCTGCGGAGCGAAACTTCCTTGATCCAGACGATTGGTCGTGCGGCTCGTAACGTCAACGCGAAGGTGATTCTGTACGCGGACAAGATGACCGACTCGATGCAGGCCGCCATCGACGAGACCGAACGTCGTCGCAAGATCCAGCAAGAGTACAACGAGAAGCATGGCATCACGCCTGAGACGGTCAAAAAGAACATCCGAAAAGGGATCGAGTCGGAAGCGGAAGCGCACCGCGCGGCCAATGCGGCGGTCGGCAAAGAGGATGACGCCGAGTACATCACCCAGGAATACATCGCCGAACTGCAGGCCGAGATGCTAGCGGCGGCCGAGAACCTCGAGTTCGAGCGGGCAGCCGCAATTCGCGATCGCATCACCAAGATGCAAGACGCCGTCGGCAAAAAGGTGAGCGAGGTCGACAACAAGGAAGCCAACAAAGGACGCGGCAAACGCCGCCGCGGAGGCGCCAAGACGCCCAGACCCAAACGGGGGTAA
- a CDS encoding mechanosensitive ion channel domain-containing protein — translation MLKRMTEKTPFLAVAIVAAILLAPSLALSQDAAAPPAQNGSITSKDVEARKKAVIEFDGIEDAEKEKLAGQFDAAAQSLKSAQKWQDKKAEWQAMIDQPDQQTEKLKSQLETAEQSIRSSVDDLSKLPAVEAEVERLQATQTKLQNDLLADTAESNRRTERQVANPKDVSELTAQATKLRSELGMLPPPIESSGSQLARRTEIEAKLAEIQAQLDALAIELKAYQAASGTLDLKKELASKKNAFLKKELERVRQLATMKREAEAKMQLDAAKDQLEEAKKEQTENSDAITQSLELNTKLLEVRTKLLDVLQQREDEVEKVKARLADLRALKQTTEAKAGQDLPPDAIGLMLREARAQLIEERQFQVELQNLNEERKTLHLNTADVEEAAKDLLALKSDVEAGVIEPKDFKERASRIRLRLTRSLNRFAEMDDSFAFAKVEGKIATLQTPDLSDPEIVKRIASAYDTQLTIVADSNETTEKLYKETIKLEDEEQQLAAVTREFKTFIDERILWIRSPSSLDWEEFGEVWKTASWFLSPTNWSSLATLTFDQFKRAPYAFLLAIVFFGGLIFFKRRMRHRLNDIGSELAWKRLSPMRMTTEALVLTTLTAMIWPLIFMWIGYSLSLLRTESAFAAALSAGFYTTTFVLFPLEMLRQLARPNGVMAAHFRVPDEVTKEIRWTSGTLKYLLPVAAGINAAAEEHSGSAVDDPLARAVFVVSIAIVSFVFWRVLGPERAPRKWIMENYSSGVFRYLAPAMFLLFIATPLALALAALWGYYYGAVRIAETLNSTLYLVIAIGVGQGFFFRWIMLKRTLLLRERLKAQLQKSEKETQLSEIAGTAQETQELDPSIVGEQTRHLVKVMFGGILLVGLTFIWHDVLPAMRSLGRTTIYPIGEFGQSADDVVVAPTAAPTPSSDSGKGQSVLPSSMSLPTVAPSSSRGETYRLTIGSLALACLAAFITYVFARNLPGVLELFILPRLELDAGGRFAVATIFQYVVVAIGVIVTCGGIGLKWDQIQWLVAAMSVGLGFGLQEIFANFIAGLILLIERPIRIGDIVTIEGVTGTIARIQIRSTTILNWDRQEFIVPNKEFITGRVLNWTLTSTLNRIEIPVGIAYGSDTRKAEATLRKIVSNHPHVLDDPEPLITFDGFGDSTLSFVVRVYLANFDHRLETIHTLHQQIDDAFREENIEIAFPQTGLHIRSAPEEWTQAWRQSPRSSNGHGNGKGKGVEGPHGPSSASPTESGGSTN, via the coding sequence ATGCTGAAACGAATGACGGAAAAGACCCCATTTCTGGCAGTGGCGATTGTTGCGGCGATCCTGCTGGCGCCCTCGCTTGCGCTTTCTCAAGACGCCGCCGCCCCCCCGGCGCAAAATGGGTCGATCACGTCCAAAGACGTCGAAGCCCGCAAAAAAGCGGTCATCGAGTTCGACGGAATTGAAGACGCGGAAAAAGAAAAGCTGGCAGGACAGTTTGACGCCGCCGCCCAAAGCTTGAAGTCGGCCCAAAAATGGCAAGACAAAAAAGCGGAATGGCAGGCGATGATCGACCAGCCCGACCAGCAGACCGAGAAGCTGAAAAGCCAGCTCGAAACGGCCGAGCAATCGATCCGGTCATCGGTCGACGATCTCTCGAAACTGCCGGCCGTGGAGGCGGAAGTTGAGCGGCTGCAAGCCACCCAGACAAAGCTACAGAACGACCTGCTGGCCGATACCGCCGAGTCGAACCGTCGCACCGAACGCCAGGTCGCCAATCCGAAGGATGTCTCGGAACTGACCGCCCAGGCGACCAAACTGCGGTCCGAACTGGGAATGTTGCCGCCGCCGATTGAATCGAGCGGATCTCAACTTGCGCGGCGGACCGAGATCGAGGCGAAGCTGGCCGAGATTCAAGCGCAGCTCGACGCCCTGGCGATCGAACTGAAAGCGTACCAAGCCGCCAGCGGCACGCTGGACCTGAAAAAAGAGTTGGCCAGCAAGAAAAACGCGTTCCTCAAAAAGGAACTGGAACGCGTTCGCCAGCTGGCGACCATGAAGCGCGAAGCGGAAGCCAAGATGCAGTTGGACGCCGCCAAGGACCAGCTGGAAGAAGCGAAAAAAGAACAGACCGAAAACTCCGATGCGATCACCCAGTCCCTGGAGCTTAACACCAAACTGCTCGAGGTGCGGACCAAGCTGCTCGACGTTTTGCAGCAGCGCGAAGATGAGGTAGAGAAGGTCAAAGCCCGCCTGGCCGACCTCCGCGCGCTGAAGCAAACGACCGAAGCCAAGGCGGGACAGGACCTTCCGCCCGATGCGATTGGCTTGATGCTGCGAGAAGCCCGGGCGCAGCTAATCGAAGAGCGTCAGTTTCAAGTTGAATTGCAGAACTTGAATGAAGAGCGCAAGACGCTGCATTTGAACACGGCCGACGTCGAGGAAGCCGCCAAAGATCTGCTGGCGCTTAAATCGGACGTCGAAGCTGGCGTGATCGAGCCGAAAGACTTCAAGGAACGGGCGAGCCGAATTCGTCTCCGCTTGACCCGCAGTCTGAACCGCTTCGCGGAAATGGACGACTCGTTCGCCTTCGCCAAGGTGGAGGGCAAAATAGCGACGCTGCAGACGCCGGACCTGAGTGACCCAGAAATCGTCAAGCGGATCGCCTCCGCCTACGATACCCAGTTGACGATTGTCGCCGACTCCAACGAAACGACCGAAAAACTCTACAAAGAGACGATTAAGCTTGAGGACGAAGAACAACAACTGGCCGCAGTGACCCGCGAATTCAAGACCTTTATCGACGAACGAATACTTTGGATTCGCTCCCCCAGTTCGCTCGACTGGGAAGAGTTTGGCGAGGTATGGAAGACGGCCAGTTGGTTCCTATCGCCCACCAATTGGAGCAGCCTAGCGACGCTGACGTTCGACCAGTTCAAACGAGCGCCCTACGCGTTCTTGCTGGCGATCGTCTTTTTCGGAGGCTTGATCTTCTTTAAGCGGCGGATGCGACATCGGTTGAACGACATCGGGTCGGAACTAGCCTGGAAGCGTCTGTCGCCGATGCGGATGACGACCGAGGCGTTGGTGCTGACGACGCTGACCGCCATGATCTGGCCGTTGATTTTTATGTGGATCGGCTATTCGCTGTCGCTGTTGCGGACCGAGTCGGCATTTGCGGCCGCCCTTTCGGCCGGCTTTTACACCACAACCTTTGTGCTCTTTCCGCTCGAAATGCTCCGGCAACTCGCGCGGCCCAACGGCGTGATGGCGGCCCACTTCCGCGTCCCCGACGAGGTGACCAAAGAAATCCGCTGGACCAGCGGCACGCTGAAGTACCTGTTGCCGGTCGCCGCCGGCATCAACGCCGCGGCCGAAGAACATAGCGGCTCGGCGGTCGACGATCCGTTGGCTCGGGCGGTGTTTGTGGTCTCGATCGCGATCGTCTCGTTCGTCTTCTGGCGAGTGCTCGGTCCTGAACGAGCGCCCCGCAAGTGGATCATGGAGAACTACAGCAGCGGCGTCTTCCGCTATCTGGCGCCGGCGATGTTCCTACTGTTTATCGCGACTCCCCTGGCGTTGGCCCTGGCCGCCCTGTGGGGTTATTACTACGGCGCCGTCCGAATCGCGGAAACGCTGAACTCGACGCTGTACCTGGTGATCGCGATCGGCGTCGGCCAAGGTTTTTTCTTCCGCTGGATCATGTTGAAGCGGACCCTCTTGTTGCGCGAACGCCTGAAGGCGCAGCTGCAAAAGAGCGAGAAAGAAACGCAGTTGAGCGAAATCGCCGGAACCGCCCAAGAAACGCAAGAGCTTGACCCTTCGATCGTCGGCGAACAGACGCGGCATCTGGTCAAAGTGATGTTCGGCGGCATCCTGCTGGTCGGCTTGACCTTCATTTGGCACGATGTGCTGCCGGCGATGCGCAGTTTGGGCCGCACCACGATCTATCCGATTGGCGAGTTCGGACAGTCGGCCGATGACGTCGTGGTCGCTCCCACCGCAGCGCCGACGCCCAGCTCCGATTCTGGCAAAGGGCAGAGCGTGCTTCCCTCGTCGATGTCGCTGCCGACCGTGGCGCCCAGTTCGTCCAGGGGCGAAACGTATCGCCTGACGATCGGCTCACTGGCGCTGGCCTGTTTGGCGGCGTTCATTACCTATGTATTCGCCCGCAACTTGCCCGGGGTGTTAGAGCTGTTCATTCTGCCGCGGCTCGAACTTGACGCAGGCGGACGTTTCGCCGTGGCGACGATCTTTCAATACGTGGTGGTCGCGATCGGCGTGATCGTCACCTGCGGCGGGATCGGCCTGAAGTGGGACCAGATTCAATGGCTGGTCGCGGCAATGTCGGTTGGTCTCGGCTTTGGCCTCCAGGAGATCTTCGCCAACTTTATCGCCGGTTTGATCCTGCTAATCGAACGTCCGATTCGCATCGGCGACATTGTGACGATCGAAGGGGTGACCGGCACGATCGCCCGGATTCAGATTCGCTCGACGACGATTCTCAACTGGGATCGCCAAGAGTTTATCGTCCCCAACAAAGAGTTTATCACCGGCCGCGTGCTGAACTGGACGTTGACCAGCACGCTGAACCGGATCGAGATTCCGGTCGGCATCGCGTATGGTTCCGACACCCGCAAGGCGGAGGCGACGTTGCGGAAGATCGTCTCGAACCATCCGCATGTGCTGGACGATCCAGAACCGCTGATCACGTTCGATGGTTTTGGCGACAGCACGTTGTCGTTCGTAGTGCGCGTCTACCTGGCGAACTTTGATCATCGTTTGGAAACGATCCATACATTGCATCAACAGATTGACGACGCGTTCCGCGAAGAGAACATCGAGATCGCCTTCCCGCAGACCGGCCTCCACATTCGCTCGGCGCCCGAAGAATGGACGCAAGCTTGGCGGCAATCGCCCCGGTCGAGCAACGGACATGGAAACGGCAAGGGCAAGGGAGTCGAAGGGCCGCATGGTCCGTCGTCCGCCTCGCCAACCGAAAGCGGCGGCTCGACGAATTAA
- a CDS encoding ComEA family DNA-binding protein, producing MPANLPPPKPSRRMRWTLRRGDQLAAVIVLLLLVIGTTLYVWRDQQRRSRSIHIEQVEPLPATFIVDVNQADWPELTQLPGIGETLAKRIVESRSDEGPFLDHNDLQRVRGIGPRTLERLRPHLLPTANVENIAGEALSGGES from the coding sequence ATGCCCGCCAATTTGCCGCCGCCGAAACCGTCCCGCCGCATGCGGTGGACGCTGCGCCGCGGCGATCAATTGGCGGCGGTAATCGTGCTGTTGCTGCTGGTAATCGGGACGACGCTTTACGTCTGGCGCGATCAGCAGCGTCGCAGTCGATCGATTCATATCGAGCAGGTCGAGCCGCTGCCGGCAACCTTTATCGTCGACGTGAACCAGGCCGATTGGCCCGAACTGACGCAGCTGCCGGGCATTGGCGAGACGCTGGCCAAACGGATCGTCGAGTCGCGATCGGACGAAGGGCCGTTTCTCGATCACAACGACTTGCAGCGCGTCCGTGGCATCGGGCCGCGAACGCTCGAGCGACTCAGGCCTCACTTGCTGCCGACTGCGAACGTAGAAAACATCGCCGGCGAGGCGCTGTCGGGCGGCGAAAGCTAA
- the nadC gene encoding carboxylating nicotinate-nucleotide diphosphorylase gives MPKEYRQIEWNAQLADDCRHLIRLAFREDLDNEQDWSTVSLVAADAQGSADIAARADGVLAGAPLVPLIIEEAELELTWTPHKHDGDAIARGDVIGTLSGSVRDLLTSERTILNFLCRLTGIATLTRTYVAAATGAAQVYDTRKTTPGWRRLEKYAVRCGGGVNHRVGLYAAVMAKDNHLAWSATERTLADITPQVREFLTAQLGAAAAAEKLIEIEVDSLAQLAAVLPSQPDIILLDNMPPATLQEAVAMRNKLAPSVQLEASGGVNLETIGPISETGVERVSVGALTHGAASLDLGLDWKSAQ, from the coding sequence ATGCCGAAAGAATATCGCCAGATCGAGTGGAACGCCCAGCTCGCCGATGATTGCCGCCACCTGATTCGCTTGGCGTTTCGCGAGGACCTCGACAACGAGCAAGATTGGTCGACCGTTTCGCTGGTCGCCGCCGACGCGCAAGGGAGCGCCGACATCGCGGCTCGCGCTGACGGCGTCTTGGCCGGCGCGCCGCTCGTTCCGCTGATTATCGAAGAAGCCGAGTTGGAGCTGACCTGGACGCCGCATAAGCACGATGGGGACGCGATCGCCCGCGGCGACGTGATTGGGACGCTGTCGGGCAGCGTCCGCGATCTGCTGACCAGCGAACGAACGATCCTGAACTTCCTCTGCCGCTTGACCGGCATCGCCACGCTGACCCGCACCTATGTCGCTGCGGCGACCGGCGCCGCGCAAGTTTACGACACGCGGAAGACGACCCCTGGCTGGCGACGCCTGGAAAAATACGCCGTGCGGTGCGGGGGCGGGGTCAACCATCGCGTCGGTTTGTACGCCGCAGTGATGGCCAAAGACAACCATCTCGCCTGGAGCGCGACCGAGCGGACCCTGGCCGATATCACACCGCAAGTCCGCGAGTTTCTCACCGCGCAGCTCGGCGCCGCAGCCGCCGCCGAAAAATTGATCGAGATTGAAGTCGACAGCCTGGCGCAACTCGCCGCGGTTCTTCCGTCGCAGCCTGATATTATCTTGCTCGACAACATGCCGCCGGCGACGCTCCAAGAGGCGGTCGCAATGCGCAACAAGTTGGCGCCTAGCGTTCAGCTTGAAGCTTCCGGCGGCGTGAACCTGGAAACGATCGGCCCGATCTCGGAAACCGGCGTCGAGCGAGTTAGCGTTGGCGCGCTGACGCATGGCGCCGCGTCGCTCGACCTGGGTCTCGATTGGAAGAGCGCCCAGTAG
- a CDS encoding type IV pilus modification PilV family protein, whose product MHSRTRLPRRGFSLIEALVCLTVISITSAALLLSVESTLEATLDAQEMTIASGLADQMLDEVLGQDWVDPSQSDPYPTSLSASAAETNGTGRTKYDDTDDYNDYESTPPTAIDGIALGQTDGAGRYLPASFQMSSTFLQRWRCKCEVYYVDEDDLSQELDDSDSGPYRAVAVSVFHRDGDAWRKVLTRRRVITYVPPAT is encoded by the coding sequence ATGCACTCTCGCACCCGACTCCCACGCCGCGGCTTCTCGCTGATCGAAGCGCTCGTCTGCCTGACGGTGATCTCGATCACTTCGGCGGCGCTGTTGCTCAGCGTCGAAAGCACGTTGGAAGCCACGCTGGACGCCCAAGAGATGACGATCGCATCGGGGCTAGCCGATCAAATGCTGGACGAAGTCTTGGGACAAGACTGGGTCGATCCATCGCAATCCGATCCCTATCCGACTTCGCTCAGCGCCTCGGCGGCCGAGACCAACGGCACCGGGCGGACCAAATATGACGACACCGACGATTACAACGATTATGAGTCGACTCCGCCCACCGCGATCGATGGAATAGCGCTTGGACAAACCGATGGGGCAGGGCGATACTTGCCGGCCAGCTTTCAGATGAGCAGCACATTCTTGCAGCGGTGGCGCTGCAAGTGCGAGGTTTATTACGTCGACGAAGACGACCTTAGCCAGGAGCTCGACGATAGCGATTCAGGCCCGTACCGCGCCGTCGCCGTCTCCGTCTTTCATCGTGACGGCGACGCCTGGCGGAAAGTCCTGACTCGTCGCCGTGTAATCACCTATGTTCCCCCCGCGACTTAA
- a CDS encoding PulJ/GspJ family protein, whose amino-acid sequence MFPPRLKRTTRRGLTLAEMLVATAIMGMMAAALSTIALAVQMAHEFAAEQGVMAQHARVIVDRIQRDFSAATASETFPGAQVVTYYDSTYPFPQAIAIWRPETVAVDPAGWPRIDELKFFAADPDDPNRMLEFQATSDPRTAPTTNAGWQNLVEELINAEDVEKVELTDQLAAPKMTDGAVRSYSTLRFEMRVRPSLDEITDFRNGVKAWDTLRWPQRAYSHDSGTRQSWVAFQFQLAPDETSAERSSIDPEAAPFFGSAAIFYLLEQ is encoded by the coding sequence ATGTTCCCCCCGCGACTTAAGCGCACGACACGCCGCGGCCTGACGTTGGCCGAAATGCTGGTGGCGACCGCCATTATGGGCATGATGGCCGCTGCGCTTAGCACGATCGCTTTGGCCGTGCAGATGGCGCACGAGTTCGCAGCGGAGCAGGGGGTGATGGCTCAACATGCCCGCGTGATCGTCGATCGCATTCAACGCGACTTCTCGGCCGCGACCGCCAGCGAAACGTTTCCCGGCGCCCAGGTCGTCACTTACTACGACTCGACCTATCCTTTTCCGCAGGCGATCGCCATTTGGCGTCCTGAAACCGTGGCGGTGGATCCCGCCGGCTGGCCGCGAATCGATGAACTCAAGTTCTTCGCCGCCGATCCGGACGATCCGAACCGCATGCTCGAGTTTCAAGCGACCAGCGATCCCCGCACCGCGCCGACCACCAACGCCGGCTGGCAAAACCTGGTAGAGGAACTGATCAACGCCGAGGATGTCGAAAAGGTGGAACTGACCGATCAGCTGGCGGCGCCCAAAATGACCGACGGCGCCGTCCGCTCGTACAGCACGCTCCGGTTTGAAATGCGGGTTCGTCCCAGTCTTGACGAGATCACCGACTTCCGCAATGGAGTCAAAGCCTGGGACACGCTCCGCTGGCCGCAACGGGCCTACAGTCACGATTCCGGTACGCGACAATCATGGGTCGCGTTTCAGTTTCAACTTGCTCCCGATGAGACCTCCGCCGAGCGCTCGTCGATCGATCCCGAAGCCGCTCCTTTTTTCGGTTCGGCCGCCATTTTTTACCTGTTAGAACAATGA